Proteins found in one Mangifera indica cultivar Alphonso chromosome 15, CATAS_Mindica_2.1, whole genome shotgun sequence genomic segment:
- the LOC123197389 gene encoding protein SPIRAL1-like 3, translating into MGRGVSAGGGQSSLGYLFGGGEATYAAQDPKNHAQTANDMPSKKPSVASQPTDKQIPAGIHGNPKNNYFRSEGQNCGNFLTDRPTTKVHAAPGGGSSLGYLFGGGN; encoded by the exons ATGGGTCGTGGAGTCAGTGCTGGTGGTGGACAGAGCTCTCTAGGTTACCTGTTTGGTGGTGGAGAGGCCACCTATGCTGCCCAAGATCCTAAGAATCATGCTCAGACTGCAAATGATATGCCTTCTAAGAAGCCCTCTGTTGCTTCACAACCAACTGACAAGCAGATTCCGGCAGGCATTCATGGAAATCCTAAAAACAACTATTTTCGATCTGAAGGGCAGAACTGTGGCAATTTTCTCACT GATCGTCCAACAACCAAAGTTCATGCTGCCCCTGGTGGTGGATCTTCCTTAGGCTACCTCTTTGGTGGTGGGAACTGA
- the LOC123198253 gene encoding putative methylesterase 11, chloroplastic, which produces MGNFCTCLAPKTPAKRKQRSTKRLQNPGPAPNSSNRWSRIRSGSRKDKLDDALIREQALAAAMLFRQHQQQNGGAGGLPFDRSTSLRYPNGSSGSKKTQLPRSSSSRARSLTDPLLQPHQLVNRDVNLHNLETTHFVLVHGGGFGAWCWYKTIALLEEGGFKVTAIDLTGSGINSFDTNGIISLSQYVKPLTDFLEKLADEEKVILVGHDFGGACLSYAMELFPFKISKAVYIAAAMLTNGQSTLDMFNQKTGSNDLMGQAQIFLYANGNDRPPTAIDLDRSLLKDLLFNQSPAKDIALASVSMRPIPFAPVLEKLSLSDLKYGSVRRFYVETAEDNAIPITLQESMIKSSPPEQVFRLKGADHSPFFSKPQALHKLLVEISKIPAT; this is translated from the exons ATGGGAAACTTTTGCACTTGTTTGGCACCGAAAACGCCCGCGAAAAGAAAACAGAGATCAACCAAGCGGTTGCAAAACCCGGGTCCGGCACCCAATTCAAGTAACCGGTGGAGCAGGATCCGATCAGGGTCTCGTAAAGATAAGCTTGATGATGCTTTGATACGGGAGCAGGCTCTGGCTGCTGCTATGTTGTTTCGTCAGCACCAGCAACAAAATGGTGGTGCTGGTGGGTTGCCGTTTGATCGGTCAACTTCGTTAAGGTACCCGAATGGTTCTTCCGGGTCCAAAAAGACCCAGTTGCCTAGGAGCTCCAGTTCTCGTGCCCGGTCTCTTACTGACCCGCTTTTGCAGCCTCATCAACTTGTTAACCGG GATGTAAATCTTCATAATCTTGAGACCACCCATTTCGTCCTAGTCCATGGAGGTGGCTTTGGTGCTTGGTGCTGGTATAAAACTATAGCACTTCTGGAAGAAGGTGGTTTCAAAGTCACTGCCATAGACTTAACTGGTTCAGGGATTAATTCATTTGATACAAATGGCATTATCAGTCTCTCTCAATATGTGAAGCCACTTACTGATTTTCTTGAAAAACTTGCTGATGAGGAAAag GTGATCTTGGTGGGTCATGATTTTGGTGGTGCATGTTTATCATATGCAATGGAGTTGTTTCCTTTTAAAATCTCAAAGGCTGTTTATATTGCTGCAGCAATGTTGACTAATGGACAAAGCACTCTCGATATGTTCAACCAGAAG ACAGGTTCAAATGATCTAATGGGGCAGGCTCAGATATTTTTATATGCGAATGGGAATGATCGCCCTCCCACTGCTATTGATCTGGACAGGTCATTGTTGAAGGACTTGTTATTCAACCAAAGCCCTGCAAAG GATATTGCCTTAGCCTCTGTGTCAATGAGACCAATCCCCTTTGCCCCAGTTTTGGAGAAACTCTCACTTTCTGACCTGAAATATGGATCTGTGCGGCGGTTTTATGTAGAAACTGCTGAAGATAATGCAATTCCTATCACACTTCAGGAGAGCATGATAAAGTCTAGTCCCCCAGAGCAAGTATTCCGTCTAAAAGGCGCAGATCACTCACCTTTTTTCTCAAAGCCTCAAGCCCTTCACAAATTGTTAGTAGAGATCTCAAAGATCCCTGCAACTTGA